DNA sequence from the Puntigrus tetrazona isolate hp1 chromosome 2, ASM1883169v1, whole genome shotgun sequence genome:
CCtcataaatttataaataatgatatCGCCATACATTTGTTTGAATACTATTTTTGTAACCTCATTCATCAGCCTTTGAACCTCATGTGACTCTATTCAGTTGCACGTTCACACTGTCCCTTTTAACCCCACACACCCCTTACCCTGACTTATACTGAATACGACAAGATCTTTGCAAGATGCAAGATCTTTAAACCGAATCATTACCTAACAAAAATGACCTTGATGATCATTCAACTAGCCACCATTAagattaagtttaaaaaaaattgcttaatgtgcattatataaagcattttaaccatgacaaaaagaaataaatagataaaattaaACTCACATAGGAAGAAAttctgaatattattttaaaatcataaaataacataaatagtGCAATaacaattgaaatatttaatagtaaattatAGCCTTAggtttatcttttattttttttttagaaatagcaGTGTAGCAGAAAAGCATCTGGCCCAGCAGTACTAGATTTATTTCACAGTAGACTATTGATTAGTAGTGAAAGGAGTTCATTACAGTTAGCTATTCTCTAGATAAAACCCACAACCCAAACAGTCAAAAACATCATAGTAGACACATTTCTGTGATCTTTGCCTGAAAAACTGTGTTGTCGGCAGATGAGTGGTAAGAGTGCAACTGGTGCTGTCTGTTTTTGGAATAATCAGAAAGACATCAACTTAAAGATTAACACCCcaaacaccaaaacaaaacgaagaaacaaacaaaaccgaAAAGATAAAACGGTCTCTTACAATGTATTATCTGCCCTTTTTACATTTTCGTAAAGTAAGGGCTTACATACAATGCGACTAGTCCATGCTTCAAGTTCAGTGATGACACAGAAAGCTAATTATCTTAAAGTAAAAgcatgaaaaagtatttttaatagtatattataaattatgttttacatttagtgtaatttataacaatttttaCAATCATTTTCAGGCTTTcgctataaaaatataataaatatataaaacgatGTACAAAACTTAGTTTTAAAGCAACAAGATTTTTCAGAGATTATAATATCAACATAATTCACTCAtgcagaaaatacagaaaaaagaaaaggagaagcAAAGACAGACAggcaattaatattaatactgcAGTCAAAAAAGAGAAGATGCACACATGGCAGACACATTAAGTATACTGTCAGCACACACAAGCAGACTACACAGGTAAATATCTACAGCACAGAGATTTATTTAGAGACTGTAACAATGACtgcacaaaaaattaaaataaagtccAAGCATGGTCCTCTCTCTTATTTTCCACTGTTgtcacttttcattttatacTTTGGAGCTCCTGGGTGGAGCTGAAGGGTCTGGCATTGCTGGAGCCTCTGTAATATCAGCTTCAGACGTCACGCTCacgtatatttaaaatatgtcagaGAGTTTTACAGACCAGACTGTTATTGTGGTGACATTTCCACACCCAGAAATGTGAcgctgaaatgaaatgaaaactgtgattggttgtttgacatgTCGGTCAAATGGTCTCATGGGGCGGGCCCTTAGCCAATGATTGCTACCAATGAATGCTATCTAGCCTGGCTATGTGAGACTAGAGCCTCTGTGACAGTACCCCCTGCTCCATGGGTGGTTCCAGCAGTGAGGTCATTCCTCTGGGTGTTACACGATCAGGATGGAGAGAATGGAAATCTGTTAGCAGTGTAGGATCAAGGATGTGATCATGACAATTTCTCCTCTGGGCCACAATCCTCCCAATCAACAAGGTATTCCAGATGGCCACCTTGATTGAGTCTGGGTTTGGCAGTTGCTAGGAGAAcggtacttgtctgactgcattgtgccaagtgtaaagtttggtggaggggggattatggtgtggggtaGTTTTTTAGGAGGTgggcttggccccttagttccagcgaaaggaactctgaatgcttcagcatgCCAAGatattttggacaattccataTGTCCTGTTGCTCCATAGTACAAACAGAGACTGTTGGTGAATCTCTGCACAAGTGGAGTGATAGGAGTGATGTGATATCTACATGGGTTCTGGTGCCGGAGGAGTTGCAGATGGGGTGGTGGGTGGAAATGCAGCAGGCAGGTACATATTACAGGCTATGAGGTGTTGAGAGATCTTTTTGGATTAAATTTTCCAACCCCACAACATCTTCATAGATAATCCTTTGCTGCAGACATTGAGCCTTGTCTGAATGTGATAAAGAGTGCATTTTCATTCCAGCCACTGGTAGCTGCAAGACTGTGGAACCACAACACATAATCACTCACTGTGGTGGAGCATTGATTATGTCCAATAACTTCATTAAAGTGTGTGACGAATATGATAAGCAAGTTGATGGATCTTTTTGTGTCAGGATCTGTGACAGAATACAGATGCCAGATCTAACAGCTAATGACTGCTTTGACAACCCTTTGCCTTCTTGGGAGATGAAGGGCTTAGCTCTCATAATATTTTGGGAGTTCATTTATTATCTTTGTTATCGCAATCTAGTAATGTCATGTCTGTCTGAGACCATTGCAGTCCACTCTAGAGCCCACTTTGGTCCAGGAGCCAAAGTTCACTTCAGAGCCCCTTCAGATCCAGGACAGATCAGACTCCAGAGCCAACTCTAGTCCAGGAGCGCTCCGATTTCAATAAGTTCACTCTAGAGTTATATTTCTACAGACTGCCGAAAGCTCCAGAGAACAGAATCAAATGTaatacaaagaaacaaattCCAGGCTCCAGACAGCAAAACACAGATTTGCAGttatcattttatgttaaaggaatagttcatccaaaaattttaattatgacatattttacccaaagccatcctaggtgtatatgagcttcttctttcagacaaacaaagtctgttttttcaaaatttatcctggctcttccaagcttggtaatgttCCTGCATAGtgaccattattttaaagctccgtAAATTGGTtatatctgcaagtactgcaacaaaaaaatatacctATATGCCttcggggggttatcacatgttctctgaagcagatcgatggatatttgtaacaaaaatatttctagttttcaaattataaccTAAATACCTGACTTCCAGCAAACTGCTGAGTGCGCGTCCCTGAGAGTTGACTTCTCCCTTGACGTGGAGTCAGAGGCCAGCCAAGACGGGGTCTCGGGAACGCATGCAGCCGTTTGCTGGAAGTCAGGTATTTAGGTGGGAAAGTGATCTCAATTTATACCCtctatatactttttataattctataaaatgtgtgtatttcccATGCCTGTTACATGTGCACAGTTGGTcatgcttattattaatatatcttattaacctaacctaattatttattaacaggACATTGTTAACTTTAGTAAGACATCTGGCTAAAACTGCCAGTGACCTCTTTCACTGAATTTTGTCCCAGAACTCTATAAAGATGTTCTCATACTCATCCCCTCATGCTGTGACTAACGTTACTAATTTTCATAAACAGTTTTGTCGCTGCCTTAAAACTCTAAATTTAAAACAGATGCACGAAACAAGGTTGACTGCATTATTTCTCTACCTACTGACAAGACTTAAACCGTAACGTCTCTGTTATGCCTCTTTCAGAGATTTAATTGGGTAGAGAATCATGAACTCTATTGGCGCCACCTACTGATTCAATAATGTAACCACCAGAAAGttagatttcttttttcataaaGTTCTGAGATTAAAAATTAGTAGAATCAACACTAAACGTTTTGGTTGCTCAGCATTGATATTCCCCTGATCTGAACGGTCtatctattttataattaaatggcACCCTCAGAGTTTCTTAATGTTGCAATACGAGTCACGTATTGTGCAATAATTCAGTatgttaattcattattatCCCTAGCTGTGATAATAGAATGAATCTATATGATAGAAAACTACACCCATGTTCACGAGGGACTGGATCTCAAACCCAAGCCGTTTCTTGTGTTTCAGGAGTGTCTCATTGATCTTCAGAGGAAACATATCTAGTCCTTGAAACATCCTCTGGAACTGTTTgatgtttcatttttctctttgtttcatcTCTTCcttaaatcatatttaacatttactgGTTTTCCTGCTCCAGGCAAAGTCTGACTTCCCGACTTTGCCAATCAACTTCAAGCATGATAGCAACTTAAAGCTGATGAAATACTTTACAACCAAACCACACTGATATTCAATGACTAAATATCttctacatatttttatgttgtttccAGGCCTGGATATCACAACTTTAAAATTGTAAAGTAATGATGCAAGAGCATGAAAACGCTAAAAAGGGACATCAAGGCAAAtatcaaaacagtaaaattgagaaatatttttacaatttaaaattactgttttttttttattggaatatGTAATTTCTGTGATGATTTATTGTTGCATATGGttgtaaaaaacacattttttttagagtAGCGTTCTCTGACGATCAGTTATATTTATAAGagttatcttttttatttaccataTGCAGCATTATATGCTGGCCTaaatatcatgtaaaaaaaattatcctaaACAAACAGACATTGCAGAAATAGATATTCTTCCATGTGAATAACTAGGTTTTACCATTACAATATGGTGCATAACTTGGGTTATCAGCTGCTAATGTGTACATTGTAGAGATCTATGAGAAAACTATTTGTGTGGCAATATTCTTGTGCTCATACGGTTCATAATATTGGTGCGCTGCTAAGCTAAACCCAAGAACCTGTATCATTTTGAATAacttaacattaacataaaaagttgccctaaatgcataaaaacacaacCGGATCCTTCCACTGTGGCATATGAGACTGCACAAGTTATTCAAGAAATACTCCAGAGGACCAGCTGTCCCTTTTGTTTCAATGATTATATTTGagaatcagtttttttgtggaaatgatGCAGTATATAAAAAAGGAGATAGAAACTTACTATAGCTAAATGTCACTCTACTTCTTCCGTCCCTGCACATTGCAGATGAGATATGTGAGGGTTTACctctaaataataaacattcatcCCAAATTCATCCGAGCCCACGTTTAACATGACCCCAACCTGCTCAGATGACTTTAACAGGAACCGTAGCCACTTCGGAGCTGATGTTCAATCCTTAAAAACGTTGCATATACACGATACACAATGTTTTCCCTACCATCTGTAAAACCCTTTTCATTTCCATATCAATTTGAGCCGAGCTCACGGACACGTACTGTCTTGAAGAATTAGACCCAGATAGGATGGGATGTGCCAAgttgtttgtaaataaatacgTTGACAAATGCAGCTCAAGGGACGGTCCCTATGAACTACAAAATGTTCTGAGTATCCTGgacttattataaaaaaaagaaaagaaaaaaaaaaaaaaaaagacaagtggTAACAGGGCACAGTCAATTCAGTCTTTCTAGGGCACAAATGACAGGACAGGAGGGGGTGTAATTTATCTACAAGGGGAGGGGCTAATTCCTCTCCTGCACAAACACAGTCTCCTGCGGACACAGTCCTGCTTCTTGCAGTGTGATGTCATAGTCCAAGTGAGCGAGTCTTCGGCGGGGGAAGTTGGTGACAAGTTCGAAGCGTTCATTTGGGAATCCCTTCGACTGAACGTGTCTCACCAGTGCCTACAGAcaataagagagaaaaaaaaataaatcaaggctgacaaaaaaaaatcatttttgtattaGACAACTTACGCTGCAAtaattttttgtacttttttttttcttggttttcAGAAATTGGTAGGGGCTAGACATATTAGGGTATTCAAGCACAGCATACCAGgatttttttaactgaattttaaatttcaagtgacgttttttttcctgaatgatTTTTATCtggaaataaatgataataaaaatgaagtacTGTATTGTTGCTGTGAACACTTGAATAATTCTATATACCTTATTTAAACAGTTTGGATTTTTAGAAATGCGTGTTTTCCGCTCTTAGCTTCTTTTTCCATCAACCGGTTAAAATGTACCAGATTTCTGACAGTAGGTGGCGCATGAGAAGAAGCAGAAATGCCCCAATACACacaagataataaatgataaataataaattaatcatcCTGAAATGTTATACCCACCATGAGTTTAGCTTTAGCAGACAATGCTATCTGTTCTCTCTGGCCATCTGGGTATCGAAGCATTAGGCGGGCCTTTGGACCTGAGGACAGAGTCATTTTAGCATATCGATTCACTCTCACTATTTGTTATAAGCATATGCATATGTGTTCAAGGCACAGTCACCAAAAAGCTGCCATTATTTATCTCATTCTAAACCATTCAAAATCatttctgcagaacacaaaagctCAATGTGCAAAGATCAGCTTGTTTCCATATGAGGGGCCAAAAATagcaaaaccaaacaaaaccgTCCATATTACAGTCTTATTATACCATCTGATAGATTTCTGtaagaaacagactgaaatttaaaggtatagttcacccaaaaataagaATCGTGTCTTTAactactcaccctcgtgtcttTCATAACTTGTACGCCCTTCGTATATTTTCTGAGcacaaagtaagatatttttgcGCTCTCTAACATAGACAGCAATGGAATGGACCGAAAGTAAACATATGCTGTGTGCATACGTTCTTCACATATGTGATAATTCTCCACTGGGAGGGTCAGAGAAGTCTCggaatgcataaatgtttttttaaaaatcttcatTTCTGGTTTGGAAATGTATGAGGggcagaattgtcatttttgggtaaactatccctatAAGTCACAGAAAATCCTTATGATTGGATCAATTAATGCACCTGATTATACTACATCTGGACACAATGATTCCCAAATTACCATCTATTTGGAAATAAGCTTTTGGAATCTAGATTTTCAGTCCGTTTCTCACACCAAGATGCAGCTATACTTCAGTCGAGTCGGAACAATCCACAAGTGGGACACTTCAACATACGAAGGTCACTATGAACTATAGATATACTTTCCCTCTTATATTCAGTAAAAACATATATGATTTTAAAGGCAaataatgacagtttttttcccctttacaGAGACGTGGCGTATACCGTTGTCGTCTGGATCTGCTGTGCTGGTGCCGGCAGGTTCTGAGGGCTGATGCGACGTGGAACTGTGGTTTTCTCCCAGACGCTGTTGAGACTCTGACTGGCTGTGGCTGTGACTGATCCCGACCGGCTCTAGGTGGTTCTTCTTGCTCTCCTCTTTCCTGTGACATAACTCTTTGTGTGGGGACTTCCTGTGATGGGCTGGGCTGTCCGGCCTGGTGGGAGGAGCTACCTCTGCAGAGACGTGTCCATCTAAAGAATCCTCCCCTCCGCCGACCTCATTATCTGAACCGTCCACTGAGATCAGGCCTTCACTGTCAGAAAAAGGTTCGGCGTCTGAATCATCATCTGAGCGGGACTCTGCCTTGTCCTGGGTGGACTCGTAGTGTGTTTCTTGAAGAGAGGCCCGGATGGCGGCCTCTAACTGACTGTCCTCACTGGCATCTATCAGACTCTCCTGTAAGGGCGGATCAAAGACTGAGATGTGAAGCAAAGACACATAAATGCTTTTTCAGGAACCCGGAGAAACTTAAATGTGAAGCCTTACAGAACGAGCCCGTTTGGCCGGAGGTTGACTGGACTGCCCATCCAGCTGCCCGTGCTCTGACAGGAAGCCTGTGACCTGATCCAAGAATGAGGTCACGTCTAACTGGTTCCACTCAACCATCTTTTGTCCTGTATTTGTcagaagaggggaaaaaaaactaaagctaGAAACagtcacaacattttttttgataaaaccATATGGTACCGGAGAGATAACttaataaatgactgaatgtgCAAATATTGAAATCTTTCACATTATTGTGTTATTACAAGGTTTTTACTAGTCTTactagtttattcatttaaaaaaagtcattttcagaaacttaatttgtatatattgtacattGTATAAGCACCAGTATTAacagtttgaaatgaaaaatctaGTCCAAAATGCATGTACTAGGTTTTTAGTAAAGCTCtgaatttatgttgttttacatagttgaaatatttcattttacatttacattttcaacatttaaatataatgatgtgaatgaatttaatgcaaattccatttaaaaaatagttttacatgCTCAactttcatttacattaaaatatatattttcttataaattaattcattttatgactttttttgccccacaatattttaacattttcatttaaagtttacttttaatgacctgaatgaatttaataaaaaaacataacatttttaaaacagaattaacattttaccaagatttaaaaagaaaagaaaaacaaaatcaacaaatatatatatatatatatatatatatatatatatatatatatatatatatatatatatatatatatatatatatatatatatatttttacttttttttattatttattattactatttttttactatAGCCATTTTTATCCtcaaaatatatagattttttattaaatacattattattattatagtataatatatatcatcatatcaataattatttttcagaaaacgtCTCTCACCTGTACGAGGGTCCAGGATAGATATATATGGGAACTTGTTAAGCTTGTAGAACTGAATGTACCTCTGCCCTTCCTCACTGTCATGGTACACCTAGAAGCAAAAACAGCTCACCTGAACAACTCAAAAGCTCACATTCACTATTCAAGTAATGTCATGGAAGACAAAAAAGACGAAGACATTTACGTCTGTTTAAATGTACCTGCCAGAATATGAAGTGCTCTCTGATGATGTTTTTcacagcatcattgctccacaCGTCTCGGTTTAGACACTGACAGGCGAAATCCTGGACATTCTGAATGTTGATCATCAGCCATTTGTTCTCAAGCTGACCGGAGTCTTTCGCCTGAGGTGACAAATGCATTGTGGGAATGTGTTAAAATCGCATAGCGAGACTTAAAAACTTGGCTTACAGGAATattctaaaattaaaagcataaaCAAGCTTATGTTTCAGTTATTCAGTCTCTTACATAAACGGTCTATAGTACGGTAGGTCTATAAAACCTACAGATTCATTTTATAAGGCAACATCAATATTGCTCTGAAACATTACCTGGGGCCTGttacataaaacaaaccaaataagccaggtttattatttcagttagtcttaTTTGTATTAGAAAAGTAAGACTGGTTAAGGCAAGGTGTTTGGACACTCCCTGATTTGCAGGGCTTGACTTGTTCACGTCGAGGAACGAAACACGTTATTACGTTGACCAATTTCGAACATAACGAGACGGCGGACCGAAGCACAGGAATGAGCCGATCGCCGGATGCGTTACTGGTAATGCTAATGGGTTAACTAAAGCTTACCGTCTCAAAGCTGCCTTTGTGCATGAGTTCAATGGGGGGACGGAACAGATCGGCTAGAGTGCTCAGCTTCTTGTCCATCGCACTTCCGTTTCTCAGCTCCTGCTCCTGTCGCACTGAAGATTCACATCACAACAGCAGGGTTTCAGAGGAAGCACTAGACCGTGTCTGCCATCAGAATGCCTCACATGTACTTACTTGTTTCCGTCTGAAAATCACGAAATCCATCAAAGATCGATCGCGCTGGTCTACGCCTCTTTGGTACTGTGAAAGAGAGATATTAGTCGTTTACGTAAACGAAACCGAATTCGGTTCGAgactattaaataattataattgatCATCAcgtttctttttaatgaaatatagtGTTTTACAGTGAACACACACTTTACTACTGCATACTAGGGCTGGCAAATCCATTcatctccaaaataaaagcgcGTTTAGACATAATATGCGTGACCTTGGATCACAAAACAAGTCATAAGTCAGCAATAGCAAGAGCCAACAAATACagtgcatgggtcaaaattatcgctttttcttttatgccaaaaatcaaggatagtaacaaaaatatgttgtcaatttttaactgtaaataggtagttgttaaataaaaaaatgtactgtgCCCTGtggtgtgacatagcaaaaatgtagaaaacaaACTAACACACAAATAACCACCACTAGTAAAAAGGTTAACAG
Encoded proteins:
- the ubxn7 gene encoding UBX domain-containing protein 7 isoform X1 encodes the protein MATLGDASAPGVNGLIQQFTAITGATESVGKHMLEACNNNLEMAVTMFLDGGGIAEEPSTSASSAGASSSRHPPVEDDVRAPIPQKQDILVEPEPLFGVPKRRRPARSIFDGFRDFQTETMRQEQELRNGSAMDKKLSTLADLFRPPIELMHKGSFETAKDSGQLENKWLMINIQNVQDFACQCLNRDVWSNDAVKNIIREHFIFWQVYHDSEEGQRYIQFYKLNKFPYISILDPRTGQKMVEWNQLDVTSFLDQVTGFLSEHGQLDGQSSQPPAKRARSESLIDASEDSQLEAAIRASLQETHYESTQDKAESRSDDDSDAEPFSDSEGLISVDGSDNEVGGGEDSLDGHVSAEVAPPTRPDSPAHHRKSPHKELCHRKEESKKNHLEPVGISHSHSQSESQQRLGENHSSTSHQPSEPAGTSTADPDDNGPKARLMLRYPDGQREQIALSAKAKLMALVRHVQSKGFPNERFELVTNFPRRRLAHLDYDITLQEAGLCPQETVFVQERN
- the ubxn7 gene encoding UBX domain-containing protein 7 isoform X2, which codes for MLEACNNNLEMAVTMFLDGGGIAEEPSTSASSAGASSSRHPPVEDDVRAPIPQKQDILVEPEPLFGVPKRRRPARSIFDGFRDFQTETMRQEQELRNGSAMDKKLSTLADLFRPPIELMHKGSFETAKDSGQLENKWLMINIQNVQDFACQCLNRDVWSNDAVKNIIREHFIFWQVYHDSEEGQRYIQFYKLNKFPYISILDPRTGQKMVEWNQLDVTSFLDQVTGFLSEHGQLDGQSSQPPAKRARSESLIDASEDSQLEAAIRASLQETHYESTQDKAESRSDDDSDAEPFSDSEGLISVDGSDNEVGGGEDSLDGHVSAEVAPPTRPDSPAHHRKSPHKELCHRKEESKKNHLEPVGISHSHSQSESQQRLGENHSSTSHQPSEPAGTSTADPDDNGPKARLMLRYPDGQREQIALSAKAKLMALVRHVQSKGFPNERFELVTNFPRRRLAHLDYDITLQEAGLCPQETVFVQERN